From the genome of Flavobacterium sediminis:
TTTGCGGTACAGCAAACTCATTTTGTTTTTCAACAAAACCGGATCTATTACCTTTATTTACAATGATAATGTTTCGGCTTTTGCGAATGATCCCTTCAAAAATCTTTATCGGATACTGATTCAGATTGAACAAGGGTTCCTCTTGTGGTAATCCGTCAACCGGTGCAGCAAATTTTTTACGGATAGAATCTCCTATTTCACCACTCCATAAATTTTCATCAATAACAACTGATACATTATTAATCTTTCCGTTAGATTCCGGCAGGAGAGCCTTAGGATCTTGCTTTTTCTCATCACACGAAAATAAAAGCAACATACTGGCAACAATTACAAAAAACTTCTTCATTTTTTAACGTTTATGGTTTAATATAAATAAGGAAATTAACCGTTTATTTTAAGTTTCATTCCCGGTTTTATATTATCCCCACTAATATCGTTCCATTTTTTTAAATTATCGGCTGAAATTCCCGGAAATTTTTTAGCGATGGAATATAAAGAGTCCCCTCTCTTTACAATATAATAGCCGTCAGCTACTGAATTTGCTGATCGGGAAGAAGATGAATAATCATTGGTATAGATCTTTAATGTTTTACCTGCATGAATCATATTTCCTCGTAAATTATTCCATCTTTTGATATTAGAGACAGACGTATTGTACTTTTGTGCTATAAGACCAATACTTTCTCCGGAACGGATCTTGTGATAAATCAAACTTCTATTCAGATTAGCATCTGCCAAGGCAGAATTGGAAGTAGAAACTTTCTCTTTCTGTTCATCCAGATGCTCTACATACGCATAGATCTTTTCTTCGTTAGACACAAATAAACCTATTTTGTTCTTAGGCAAACGCAAAAAATGAGCTTTTTCAGTTGAAAACGGAATAACCTGAATTTTATAGATCGGGTTCAGAAATTCAATTTGTTCAACCGGGATATCTAAAATATCTGAAACTTGCTGAAAAGTCATTTCTCGTTTAACAGCAATAGTATCGGTTTCAAAATATGTTACAGGTGCTTTATTTGGCTTGATAGCATGCTCTTTATGGTATTCATAAATGTACATTGTCGCCAGAAAGGCCGGAACGTAGTTCGCTGTTTCTCTCGGTAAATTTCTACGAATATTCCAATAGTTCTGACTTCCTCCGGAACGACGGATTGCCTTAGAAACATTGCCGGGTCCAGCATTATAAGAAGCTAAAACCAAACTCCAGTCACCAAAAATATCGTATAAATTAGATAAATATTGACAGGCAGCTTCTGTCGCTTTTAACGGATCATAACGTTCGTCTACATACGAATTTACTTCCAGGTTGTATTGTTTTCCGGTAGGATACATGAACTGCCACAAACCGGTTGCTCCGACACGCGATCTCGCTTTCGGGTTCAATGCAGATTCTACAATAGCTAAATATTTGATTTCCAAAGGAACATTGTATTTGTCTAAATGTTCCTCAAACATAGGAAAGTAATACTCGGAAATTGCCATCAAACGCTCAAAAGAGCTTTTTCTGTTCTTTAAAAACGCTTTGATTACATTTTCTAATGCCGGAGTATATTCAACATTGAAAGGAGATTTTGCATCCAGGCTTTTTAAACGTTCCTTTAACAGGTCTGTTGATAGATCAAATGTGACCGTTGAGTCGATATCTGTCGTTACTACATCTGTTAGCATTTCTTCAAAAATCTCATCATTAGATAACTCCGCCATCCATCTTTCATCGATACAAGTACTTGTATTGTGATTAACAAAAGTGCTTTTAAGAGAATCTAAATACGACAGCTTAGGTAGCTCTAAATTAGGCTCATTAAGCTCTTTTTCCTGTGCAAAAGAGCTTAGTGCAGCCATAATAATTAAAGCGGATAATTTTATTTTTTTCATCGTTTGTATTGTTTATTTAGGGCAAAACAAACTTAAGGAATATTTTTCTATTCTAAAATAGCCGCAATTCCGGGTAGTGTTTTACCTTCTAACATTTCCAGCATTGCCCCGCCACCGGTTGAAACATAACTCATTTTATCTTCCAATCCGAATTGTTTAACTGCTGCCACACTATCGCCTCCTCCTACTAAAGAAAAGGCTCCTTTTTCGGTTGACTCGGCAATAAACTCTCCTAATTGGATTGTTCCTTTTGCAAAACTTTCCATTTCAAAAACACCAAGCGGACCGTTCCACAGTATCGTTTTTGAATCCAGAATAATTCGTTTGAAAATCTCTAATGATTTCGGACCGGCATCTAAACCTTGCCATCCGTCAGGAATATGATTTACATCTACCACTTGTGTATTAGCATCATTAGCAAAGGTATCTGCAGCAACTACATCAATTGGTAAATGGATTTGAACTCCTTTTTCTTTTGCTTTTTTCAAAATTTCAATAGCCAGATCTAATTTGTCATCTTCACAAATAGAGTTACCTATTTTTCCACCCAAAGCTTTAACAAAAGTAAAGGTCATACCTCCGCCGATGATCATGTGGTTTACTTTGTCTAAGATATTTTCGATAATGGTAATTTTAGACGAAACTTTACTTCCTCCTAAAATTGCCGTTACCGGTTTAACAGAATCGTTCAATACTTTATTGATACTTTCGATTTCTTTTGCTAAAAGGTAGCCAAAACATTTTTTATCACTGAAAAACTGGGCAATAATCGTCGTTGAAGCATGAGCACGGTGGGCTGTACCAAAAGCATCGTTCACATAAATATCACCTAATTTTGATAATTTTTCTGCAAAAGCTACATCTCCTTTTTCTTCTTCTGCATGAAAGCGAAGGTTTTCTAATAAAACAACATCTCCGGCCTGCATTGCCGCAACTGTAGCTGCAACTTTGTCACCGATACAATCATCAACAAAAGTTACTTTTTTACCTAAAACTTCTTCTGTTTTAGCCACAATATGTTTTAAGGAATACTTTTCTTCCACGCCTTTCGGTCGTCCTAAATGGCTCATTAAAATCACACTTCCGCCATCATTCAATATTTTATCAATTGTAGGCTTGGCAGCTTCAATACGAGTAGCATCGGTTACATTGAAATTCTCATCTAAAGGAACATTAAAATCTACTCTGATAATTGCTTTTTTGTTATTGAAATTAAAGTCGTTAAGTGTTTTCATTTTTATTTTATTTTTGGAATACTTGCAAATATAAAGTATTGTAACCTACAAATTTAATACAAACGTCACATTTGCCATATTTTTTAACGGAATCGTTTTCGGATTTTGAAAAATTAAAATTTACAGTTTAGCAATTTTTGATTAGGTTTGTGCTATGCTATTTCAAGACGTTTTAGGACAAGAACACATTAAAAATCACCTGATTAGAACTGCTAACTTAGGAAGAATACCTCATGCACAGCTTTTTGCCGGTCCGGAAGGTAGCGGAACTTTGCCTATGGCAATCGCTTATGCGCAGTACATTTTATGCCAGAATAAAGGAGAAAACAACAACGGTAATGAGGCTTGTAATTTAAAATTCAATCATTTTTCCCATCCCGATCTGCATTTTGTTTATCCGGTGACTACAAGCGAAGAAGTTAAAAAAAATGCAACCAGTGCAAGTTATCTGACTCACTGGAGGACTTTTTTAAAAGAAAATCCATACGGCAATTTATTTGACTGGCTTACTCAGATCGGCGTTCAAAACAAACAAGGTCAGATAGGAGTGGATGAAGCCACGGAAATCAACAAAGCTTTGTCATTAAAGGCTTATGAAGGTGGATACAAAGTAATGATTATATGGATGGCAGATAAAATGAATATTGCCGCTTCAAACAAAT
Proteins encoded in this window:
- a CDS encoding lytic transglycosylase domain-containing protein, whose protein sequence is MKKIKLSALIIMAALSSFAQEKELNEPNLELPKLSYLDSLKSTFVNHNTSTCIDERWMAELSNDEIFEEMLTDVVTTDIDSTVTFDLSTDLLKERLKSLDAKSPFNVEYTPALENVIKAFLKNRKSSFERLMAISEYYFPMFEEHLDKYNVPLEIKYLAIVESALNPKARSRVGATGLWQFMYPTGKQYNLEVNSYVDERYDPLKATEAACQYLSNLYDIFGDWSLVLASYNAGPGNVSKAIRRSGGSQNYWNIRRNLPRETANYVPAFLATMYIYEYHKEHAIKPNKAPVTYFETDTIAVKREMTFQQVSDILDIPVEQIEFLNPIYKIQVIPFSTEKAHFLRLPKNKIGLFVSNEEKIYAYVEHLDEQKEKVSTSNSALADANLNRSLIYHKIRSGESIGLIAQKYNTSVSNIKRWNNLRGNMIHAGKTLKIYTNDYSSSSRSANSVADGYYIVKRGDSLYSIAKKFPGISADNLKKWNDISGDNIKPGMKLKING
- a CDS encoding phosphoglycerate kinase, yielding MKTLNDFNFNNKKAIIRVDFNVPLDENFNVTDATRIEAAKPTIDKILNDGGSVILMSHLGRPKGVEEKYSLKHIVAKTEEVLGKKVTFVDDCIGDKVAATVAAMQAGDVVLLENLRFHAEEEKGDVAFAEKLSKLGDIYVNDAFGTAHRAHASTTIIAQFFSDKKCFGYLLAKEIESINKVLNDSVKPVTAILGGSKVSSKITIIENILDKVNHMIIGGGMTFTFVKALGGKIGNSICEDDKLDLAIEILKKAKEKGVQIHLPIDVVAADTFANDANTQVVDVNHIPDGWQGLDAGPKSLEIFKRIILDSKTILWNGPLGVFEMESFAKGTIQLGEFIAESTEKGAFSLVGGGDSVAAVKQFGLEDKMSYVSTGGGAMLEMLEGKTLPGIAAILE